From Pan troglodytes isolate AG18354 chromosome 9, NHGRI_mPanTro3-v2.0_pri, whole genome shotgun sequence, the proteins below share one genomic window:
- the EML3 gene encoding echinoderm microtubule-associated protein-like 3 isoform X9: MDGAAGPGDGPAREALQSLSQRLRVQEQEMELVKAALAEALRLLRLQVPPSSLQGSGTPAPPGDSSLAAPPGLPPTCTPSLVSRGTQTETEVELKSSPGPPGLSNGPPAPQGASEEPGGTQSEGGGSSSSGAGSPGPPGILRPLQPPQRADTPRRNSSSSSSPSERPRQKLSRKAISSANLLVRSGSTESRGGKDPLSSPGGPGSRRSNYNLEGISVKMFLRGRPITMYIPSGIRSLEELPSGPPPETLSLDWVYGYRGRDSRSNLFVLRSGEVVYFIACVVVLYRPGGGPGGPGGGGQRHYRGHTDCVRCLAVHPDGVRVASGQTAGVDKDGKPLQPVVHIWDSETLLKLQEIGLGAFERGVGALAFSAADQGAFLCVVDDSNEHMLSVWDCSRGMKLAEIKKYKKPKFIPCFVFLPDGDILTGDSEGNILTWGRSPSDSKTPGRGGAKETYGIVAQAHAHEGSIFALCLRRDGTVLSGGGRDRRLVQWGPGLVALQEAEIPEHFGAVRAIAEGLGSELLVGTTKNALLRGDLAQGFSPVIQGHTDELWGLCTHPSQNRFLTCGHDRQLCLWDGESHALAWSIDLKETGLCADFHPSGAVVAVGLNTGRWLVLDTETREIVSDVIDGNEQLSVVRYSPDGLYLAIGSHDNVIYIYSVSSDGAKSSRFGRCMGHSSFITHLDWSKDGNFIMSNSGDYEILYWDVAGGCKQLKNRYESRDREWATYTCVLGFHVYGVWPDGSDGTDINSLCRSHNERVVAVADDFCKVHLFQYPCARAKAPSRMYGGHGSHVTSVRFTHDDSHLVSLGGKDASIFQWRVLGAGGAGPAPATPSRTPSLSPASSLDV, encoded by the exons ATGGACGGGGCCGCGGGGCCCG GTGACGGCCCTGCTCGGGAGGCCCTCCAGTCTCTGAGCCAGCGGCTTCGGGTGCAGGAGCAGGAGATGGAACTGGTAAAGGCAGCCCTGGCAGAAGCCCTTCGCCTGCTGCGGCTGCAGGTGCCCCCTTCCTCCCTGCAGGGCTCTGGCACACCAGCTCCTCCGGGGGACAG CAGTCTTGCAGCGCCCCCAGGACTGCCACCCACGTGCACCCCTTCCTTGGTGAGCCGAGGCACCCAGACGGAGACAGAGGTGGAGCTCAAGTCATCCCCTGGACCCCCTGGCCTGAGCAATGGACCCCCAGCCCCTCAGGGGGCCAGCGAAGAGCCTGGTGGGACCCAATCTGAAGGAgggggcagcagcagcagtggtgcTGGCTCCCCTGGCCCCCCGGGGATCCTCAGGCCCCTGCAGCCCCCACAGCGTGCTGACAC GCCGCGAAGaaattcttcctcctcctcatccccctCAGAGCGGCCTCGGCAGAAGCTCTCCAGGAAGGCAATCTCCTCCGCCAACCTGTTAGTGCGGTCCGGGAGCACAGAGAG CCGTGGGGGAAAAGACCCCCTCTCCAGCCCTGGGGGCCCTGGATCTCGGAGGAGCAATTACAATTTGG AAGGCATCTCAGTGAAGATGTTCCTTCGAGGGCGCCCCATTACCATGTACATCCCGTCTGGCATCCGCAGCCTTGAGGAGCTGCCGAGTGGCCCACCGCCAGAGACCCTCAGCCTTGACTGGGT TTATGGGTACAGAGGTCGTGACTCCCGCTCTAATCTGTTTGTGCTGCGCTCTGGGGAGGTGGTCTACTTTATCGCCTGTGTGGTGGTGCTGTACCGGCCTGGAGGAGGCCCAGGGGGTCCTGGAGGTGGCGGCCAGAGACATTACCGGGGGCACACAGACTGCGTTCGATG ccttgCTGTTCACCCTGATGGTGTTCGGGTAGCCTCGGGACAGACAGCTGGAGTGGATAAGGATGGAAAG CCCCTGCAGCCTGTGGTTCACATCTGGGACTCAGAGACGCTGTTGAAACTGCAGGAGATTGGACTGGGGGCCTTCGAGCGGGGTGTTGGGGCCCTGGCCTTTTCAGCTGCG GATCAGGGTGCCTTTCTTTGTGTGGTGGATGATTCCAATGAGCACATGCTGTCGGTGTGGGACTGCAGCCGGGGAATGAAGCTGGCTGAGATCAAG AAATACAAGAAACCCAAGTTTATCCCTTGCTTTGTGTTCCTTCCGGATGGAGACATTCTCACTGGAGACTCAGAGGGGAACATTCTCACCTGGGGGCGGAGCCCTTCAGATTCCAAGACCCCAGGCAGGGGTGGCGCCAAAG AGACTTATGGGATTGTGGCCCAGGCTCACGCTCATGAAGGTTCTATCTTCGCCTTGTGTCTCCGGAGGGACGGGACAGTGCTGAGTGGTGGCGGGCGGGACCGCCGGCTGGTACAGTGGGGGCCCGGGTTGGTGGccctccaggaggctgag ATTCCCGAGCACTTTGGGGCCGTGCGAGCCATTGCTGAAGGGCTTGGCTCTGAGCTGCTGGTGGGAACCACGAAGAATGCATTGCTGAGGGGAGATCTGGCCCAGGGCTTCTCTCCTGTAATCCAG GGCCACACTGATGAGCTCTGGGGGCTCTGCACACACCCCTCCCAGAACCGCTTCCTCACCTGCGGCCACGACCGGCAGCTCTGCCTGTGGGATGGGGAGAGCCATGCACTGGCCTGGAGCATCGACCTCAAG gAGACTGGTCTCTGTGCTGACTTCCACCCGAGTGGGGCAGTTGTGGCCGTAGGACTGAACACGGGGAG GTGGTTGGTTTTGGACACAGAGACCAGAGAGATCGTGTCTGATGTCATTGATGGCAATGAGCAGCTCTCAGTGGTCCGGTACAGCCCAG ATGGGTTGTACCTGGCCATTGGTTCCCATGACAACGTGATCTACATCTATAGTGTTTCCAGTGATGGTGCCAAATCCAGCCGCTTTGGCCGCTGTATG GGTCACTCCAGCTTCATCACTCATCTTGACTGGTCCAAGGATGGGAATTTCATCATGTCCAATTCTGGGGACTATGAGATTCTTTACT GGGACGTGGCTGGAGGCTGCAAGCAGCTGAAGAATCGCTATGAGAGCCGAGACCGGGAATGGGCTACCTACACCTGTGTGCTGGGTTTTCACGTCTACG GCGTCTGGCCGGACGGCTCCGATGGGACCGACATCAACTCCCTGTGCCGCTCCCACAACGAGCGCGTGGTGGCGGTGGCCGACGACTTCTGCAAAGTGCATCTCTTCCAGTACCCGTGCGCTCGTGCCAAG GCGCCGAGCCGCATGTACGGGGGCCACGGCAGCCACGTGACCAGCGTCCGATTCACGCACGACGACTCGCACCTCGTCTCGCTGGGCGGCAAGGACGCCAGCATCTTCCAGTGGCGAGTGCTGGGCGCTGGGGGCGCGGGGCCGGCGCCCGCCACGCCCTCTCGAACCCCCTCCCTGTCCCCCGCCTCCTCCCTCGACGTTTGA
- the EML3 gene encoding echinoderm microtubule-associated protein-like 3 isoform X4 — MDGAAGPGDGPAREALQSLSQRLRVQEQEMELVKAALAEALRLLRLQVPPSSLQGSGTPAPPGDSSLAAPPGLPPTCTPSLVSRGTQTETEVELKSSPGPPGLSNGPPAPQGASEEPGGTQSEGGGSSSSGAGSPGPPGILRPLQPPQRADTPRRNSSSSSSPSERPRQKLSRKAISSANLLVRSGSTESRGGKDPLSSPGGPGSRRSNYNLEGISVKMFLRGRPITMYIPSGIRSLEELPSGPPPETLSLDWVYGYRGRDSRSNLFVLRSGEVVYFIACVVVLYRPGGGPGGPGGGGQRHYRGHTDCVRCLAVHPDGVRVASGQTAGVDKDGKPLQPVVHIWDSETLLKLQEIGLGAFERGVGALAFSAADQGAFLCVVDDSNEHMLSVWDCSRGMKLAEIKSTNDSVLAVGFNPRDSSCIVTSGKSHVHFWNWSGGVGVPGNGTLTRKQGVFGKYKKPKFIPCFVFLPDGDILTGDSEGNILTWGRSPSDSKTPGRGGAKETYGIVAQAHAHEGSIFALCLRRDGTVLSGGGRDRRLVQWGPGLVALQEAEIPEHFGAVRAIAEGLGSELLVGTTKNALLRGDLAQGFSPVIQGHTDELWGLCTHPSQNRFLTCGHDRQLCLWDGESHALAWSIDLKETGLCADFHPSGAVVAVGLNTGRWLVLDTETREIVSDVIDGNEQLSVVRYSPDGLYLAIGSHDNVIYIYSVSSDGAKSSRFGRCMGHSSFITHLDWSKDGNFIMSNSGDYEILYWDVAGGCKQLKNRYESRDREWATYTCVLGFHVYGVWPDGSDGTDINSLCRSHNERVVAVADDFCKVHLFQYPCARAKAPSRMYGGHGSHVTSVRFTHDDSHLVSLGGKDASIFQWRVLGAGGAGPAPATPSRTPSLSPASSLDV; from the exons ATGGACGGGGCCGCGGGGCCCG GTGACGGCCCTGCTCGGGAGGCCCTCCAGTCTCTGAGCCAGCGGCTTCGGGTGCAGGAGCAGGAGATGGAACTGGTAAAGGCAGCCCTGGCAGAAGCCCTTCGCCTGCTGCGGCTGCAGGTGCCCCCTTCCTCCCTGCAGGGCTCTGGCACACCAGCTCCTCCGGGGGACAG CAGTCTTGCAGCGCCCCCAGGACTGCCACCCACGTGCACCCCTTCCTTGGTGAGCCGAGGCACCCAGACGGAGACAGAGGTGGAGCTCAAGTCATCCCCTGGACCCCCTGGCCTGAGCAATGGACCCCCAGCCCCTCAGGGGGCCAGCGAAGAGCCTGGTGGGACCCAATCTGAAGGAgggggcagcagcagcagtggtgcTGGCTCCCCTGGCCCCCCGGGGATCCTCAGGCCCCTGCAGCCCCCACAGCGTGCTGACAC GCCGCGAAGaaattcttcctcctcctcatccccctCAGAGCGGCCTCGGCAGAAGCTCTCCAGGAAGGCAATCTCCTCCGCCAACCTGTTAGTGCGGTCCGGGAGCACAGAGAG CCGTGGGGGAAAAGACCCCCTCTCCAGCCCTGGGGGCCCTGGATCTCGGAGGAGCAATTACAATTTGG AAGGCATCTCAGTGAAGATGTTCCTTCGAGGGCGCCCCATTACCATGTACATCCCGTCTGGCATCCGCAGCCTTGAGGAGCTGCCGAGTGGCCCACCGCCAGAGACCCTCAGCCTTGACTGGGT TTATGGGTACAGAGGTCGTGACTCCCGCTCTAATCTGTTTGTGCTGCGCTCTGGGGAGGTGGTCTACTTTATCGCCTGTGTGGTGGTGCTGTACCGGCCTGGAGGAGGCCCAGGGGGTCCTGGAGGTGGCGGCCAGAGACATTACCGGGGGCACACAGACTGCGTTCGATG ccttgCTGTTCACCCTGATGGTGTTCGGGTAGCCTCGGGACAGACAGCTGGAGTGGATAAGGATGGAAAG CCCCTGCAGCCTGTGGTTCACATCTGGGACTCAGAGACGCTGTTGAAACTGCAGGAGATTGGACTGGGGGCCTTCGAGCGGGGTGTTGGGGCCCTGGCCTTTTCAGCTGCG GATCAGGGTGCCTTTCTTTGTGTGGTGGATGATTCCAATGAGCACATGCTGTCGGTGTGGGACTGCAGCCGGGGAATGAAGCTGGCTGAGATCAAG AGTACAAATGACTCAGTCCTGGCCGTTGGCTTCAACCCTCGTGACAGCAGCTGCATCGTCACCAGTGGGAAATCTCACGTCCACTTCTGGAATTGGAGTGGTGGAGTAGGGGTTCCTGGGAATGGGACCCTTACCCGGAAACAGGGTGTCTTTGGG AAATACAAGAAACCCAAGTTTATCCCTTGCTTTGTGTTCCTTCCGGATGGAGACATTCTCACTGGAGACTCAGAGGGGAACATTCTCACCTGGGGGCGGAGCCCTTCAGATTCCAAGACCCCAGGCAGGGGTGGCGCCAAAG AGACTTATGGGATTGTGGCCCAGGCTCACGCTCATGAAGGTTCTATCTTCGCCTTGTGTCTCCGGAGGGACGGGACAGTGCTGAGTGGTGGCGGGCGGGACCGCCGGCTGGTACAGTGGGGGCCCGGGTTGGTGGccctccaggaggctgag ATTCCCGAGCACTTTGGGGCCGTGCGAGCCATTGCTGAAGGGCTTGGCTCTGAGCTGCTGGTGGGAACCACGAAGAATGCATTGCTGAGGGGAGATCTGGCCCAGGGCTTCTCTCCTGTAATCCAG GGCCACACTGATGAGCTCTGGGGGCTCTGCACACACCCCTCCCAGAACCGCTTCCTCACCTGCGGCCACGACCGGCAGCTCTGCCTGTGGGATGGGGAGAGCCATGCACTGGCCTGGAGCATCGACCTCAAG gAGACTGGTCTCTGTGCTGACTTCCACCCGAGTGGGGCAGTTGTGGCCGTAGGACTGAACACGGGGAG GTGGTTGGTTTTGGACACAGAGACCAGAGAGATCGTGTCTGATGTCATTGATGGCAATGAGCAGCTCTCAGTGGTCCGGTACAGCCCAG ATGGGTTGTACCTGGCCATTGGTTCCCATGACAACGTGATCTACATCTATAGTGTTTCCAGTGATGGTGCCAAATCCAGCCGCTTTGGCCGCTGTATG GGTCACTCCAGCTTCATCACTCATCTTGACTGGTCCAAGGATGGGAATTTCATCATGTCCAATTCTGGGGACTATGAGATTCTTTACT GGGACGTGGCTGGAGGCTGCAAGCAGCTGAAGAATCGCTATGAGAGCCGAGACCGGGAATGGGCTACCTACACCTGTGTGCTGGGTTTTCACGTCTACG GCGTCTGGCCGGACGGCTCCGATGGGACCGACATCAACTCCCTGTGCCGCTCCCACAACGAGCGCGTGGTGGCGGTGGCCGACGACTTCTGCAAAGTGCATCTCTTCCAGTACCCGTGCGCTCGTGCCAAG GCGCCGAGCCGCATGTACGGGGGCCACGGCAGCCACGTGACCAGCGTCCGATTCACGCACGACGACTCGCACCTCGTCTCGCTGGGCGGCAAGGACGCCAGCATCTTCCAGTGGCGAGTGCTGGGCGCTGGGGGCGCGGGGCCGGCGCCCGCCACGCCCTCTCGAACCCCCTCCCTGTCCCCCGCCTCCTCCCTCGACGTTTGA
- the EML3 gene encoding echinoderm microtubule-associated protein-like 3 isoform X5, which produces MDGAAGPGDGPAREALQSLSQRLRVQEQEMELVKAALAEALRLLRLQVPPSSLQGSGTPAPPGDSLAAPPGLPPTCTPSLVSRGTQTETEVELKSSPGPPGLSNGPPAPQGASEEPGGTQSEGGGSSSSGAGSPGPPGILRPLQPPQRADTPRRNSSSSSSPSERPRQKLSRKAISSANLLVRSGSTESRGGKDPLSSPGGPGSRRSNYNLEGISVKMFLRGRPITMYIPSGIRSLEELPSGPPPETLSLDWVYGYRGRDSRSNLFVLRSGEVVYFIACVVVLYRPGGGPGGPGGGGQRHYRGHTDCVRCLAVHPDGVRVASGQTAGVDKDGKPLQPVVHIWDSETLLKLQEIGLGAFERGVGALAFSAADQGAFLCVVDDSNEHMLSVWDCSRGMKLAEIKSTNDSVLAVGFNPRDSSCIVTSGKSHVHFWNWSGGVGVPGNGTLTRKQGVFGKYKKPKFIPCFVFLPDGDILTGDSEGNILTWGRSPSDSKTPGRGGAKETYGIVAQAHAHEGSIFALCLRRDGTVLSGGGRDRRLVQWGPGLVALQEAEIPEHFGAVRAIAEGLGSELLVGTTKNALLRGDLAQGFSPVIQGHTDELWGLCTHPSQNRFLTCGHDRQLCLWDGESHALAWSIDLKETGLCADFHPSGAVVAVGLNTGRWLVLDTETREIVSDVIDGNEQLSVVRYSPDGLYLAIGSHDNVIYIYSVSSDGAKSSRFGRCMGHSSFITHLDWSKDGNFIMSNSGDYEILYWDVAGGCKQLKNRYESRDREWATYTCVLGFHVYGVWPDGSDGTDINSLCRSHNERVVAVADDFCKVHLFQYPCARAKAPSRMYGGHGSHVTSVRFTHDDSHLVSLGGKDASIFQWRVLGAGGAGPAPATPSRTPSLSPASSLDV; this is translated from the exons ATGGACGGGGCCGCGGGGCCCG GTGACGGCCCTGCTCGGGAGGCCCTCCAGTCTCTGAGCCAGCGGCTTCGGGTGCAGGAGCAGGAGATGGAACTGGTAAAGGCAGCCCTGGCAGAAGCCCTTCGCCTGCTGCGGCTGCAGGTGCCCCCTTCCTCCCTGCAGGGCTCTGGCACACCAGCTCCTCCGGGGGACAG TCTTGCAGCGCCCCCAGGACTGCCACCCACGTGCACCCCTTCCTTGGTGAGCCGAGGCACCCAGACGGAGACAGAGGTGGAGCTCAAGTCATCCCCTGGACCCCCTGGCCTGAGCAATGGACCCCCAGCCCCTCAGGGGGCCAGCGAAGAGCCTGGTGGGACCCAATCTGAAGGAgggggcagcagcagcagtggtgcTGGCTCCCCTGGCCCCCCGGGGATCCTCAGGCCCCTGCAGCCCCCACAGCGTGCTGACAC GCCGCGAAGaaattcttcctcctcctcatccccctCAGAGCGGCCTCGGCAGAAGCTCTCCAGGAAGGCAATCTCCTCCGCCAACCTGTTAGTGCGGTCCGGGAGCACAGAGAG CCGTGGGGGAAAAGACCCCCTCTCCAGCCCTGGGGGCCCTGGATCTCGGAGGAGCAATTACAATTTGG AAGGCATCTCAGTGAAGATGTTCCTTCGAGGGCGCCCCATTACCATGTACATCCCGTCTGGCATCCGCAGCCTTGAGGAGCTGCCGAGTGGCCCACCGCCAGAGACCCTCAGCCTTGACTGGGT TTATGGGTACAGAGGTCGTGACTCCCGCTCTAATCTGTTTGTGCTGCGCTCTGGGGAGGTGGTCTACTTTATCGCCTGTGTGGTGGTGCTGTACCGGCCTGGAGGAGGCCCAGGGGGTCCTGGAGGTGGCGGCCAGAGACATTACCGGGGGCACACAGACTGCGTTCGATG ccttgCTGTTCACCCTGATGGTGTTCGGGTAGCCTCGGGACAGACAGCTGGAGTGGATAAGGATGGAAAG CCCCTGCAGCCTGTGGTTCACATCTGGGACTCAGAGACGCTGTTGAAACTGCAGGAGATTGGACTGGGGGCCTTCGAGCGGGGTGTTGGGGCCCTGGCCTTTTCAGCTGCG GATCAGGGTGCCTTTCTTTGTGTGGTGGATGATTCCAATGAGCACATGCTGTCGGTGTGGGACTGCAGCCGGGGAATGAAGCTGGCTGAGATCAAG AGTACAAATGACTCAGTCCTGGCCGTTGGCTTCAACCCTCGTGACAGCAGCTGCATCGTCACCAGTGGGAAATCTCACGTCCACTTCTGGAATTGGAGTGGTGGAGTAGGGGTTCCTGGGAATGGGACCCTTACCCGGAAACAGGGTGTCTTTGGG AAATACAAGAAACCCAAGTTTATCCCTTGCTTTGTGTTCCTTCCGGATGGAGACATTCTCACTGGAGACTCAGAGGGGAACATTCTCACCTGGGGGCGGAGCCCTTCAGATTCCAAGACCCCAGGCAGGGGTGGCGCCAAAG AGACTTATGGGATTGTGGCCCAGGCTCACGCTCATGAAGGTTCTATCTTCGCCTTGTGTCTCCGGAGGGACGGGACAGTGCTGAGTGGTGGCGGGCGGGACCGCCGGCTGGTACAGTGGGGGCCCGGGTTGGTGGccctccaggaggctgag ATTCCCGAGCACTTTGGGGCCGTGCGAGCCATTGCTGAAGGGCTTGGCTCTGAGCTGCTGGTGGGAACCACGAAGAATGCATTGCTGAGGGGAGATCTGGCCCAGGGCTTCTCTCCTGTAATCCAG GGCCACACTGATGAGCTCTGGGGGCTCTGCACACACCCCTCCCAGAACCGCTTCCTCACCTGCGGCCACGACCGGCAGCTCTGCCTGTGGGATGGGGAGAGCCATGCACTGGCCTGGAGCATCGACCTCAAG gAGACTGGTCTCTGTGCTGACTTCCACCCGAGTGGGGCAGTTGTGGCCGTAGGACTGAACACGGGGAG GTGGTTGGTTTTGGACACAGAGACCAGAGAGATCGTGTCTGATGTCATTGATGGCAATGAGCAGCTCTCAGTGGTCCGGTACAGCCCAG ATGGGTTGTACCTGGCCATTGGTTCCCATGACAACGTGATCTACATCTATAGTGTTTCCAGTGATGGTGCCAAATCCAGCCGCTTTGGCCGCTGTATG GGTCACTCCAGCTTCATCACTCATCTTGACTGGTCCAAGGATGGGAATTTCATCATGTCCAATTCTGGGGACTATGAGATTCTTTACT GGGACGTGGCTGGAGGCTGCAAGCAGCTGAAGAATCGCTATGAGAGCCGAGACCGGGAATGGGCTACCTACACCTGTGTGCTGGGTTTTCACGTCTACG GCGTCTGGCCGGACGGCTCCGATGGGACCGACATCAACTCCCTGTGCCGCTCCCACAACGAGCGCGTGGTGGCGGTGGCCGACGACTTCTGCAAAGTGCATCTCTTCCAGTACCCGTGCGCTCGTGCCAAG GCGCCGAGCCGCATGTACGGGGGCCACGGCAGCCACGTGACCAGCGTCCGATTCACGCACGACGACTCGCACCTCGTCTCGCTGGGCGGCAAGGACGCCAGCATCTTCCAGTGGCGAGTGCTGGGCGCTGGGGGCGCGGGGCCGGCGCCCGCCACGCCCTCTCGAACCCCCTCCCTGTCCCCCGCCTCCTCCCTCGACGTTTGA
- the EML3 gene encoding echinoderm microtubule-associated protein-like 3 isoform X6: MVLPVFAEAETAAGRELCQVSRLPCQKEALDPLPPSPPLWTSIQAWGCLKGAVLPDTCDGPAREALQSLSQRLRVQEQEMELVKAALAEALRLLRLQVPPSSLQGSGTPAPPGDSSLAAPPGLPPTCTPSLVSRGTQTETEVELKSSPGPPGLSNGPPAPQGASEEPGGTQSEGGGSSSSGAGSPGPPGILRPLQPPQRADTPRRNSSSSSSPSERPRQKLSRKAISSANLLVRSGSTESRGGKDPLSSPGGPGSRRSNYNLEGISVKMFLRGRPITMYIPSGIRSLEELPSGPPPETLSLDWVYGYRGRDSRSNLFVLRSGEVVYFIACVVVLYRPGGGPGGPGGGGQRHYRGHTDCVRCLAVHPDGVRVASGQTAGVDKDGKPLQPVVHIWDSETLLKLQEIGLGAFERGVGALAFSAADQGAFLCVVDDSNEHMLSVWDCSRGMKLAEIKKYKKPKFIPCFVFLPDGDILTGDSEGNILTWGRSPSDSKTPGRGGAKETYGIVAQAHAHEGSIFALCLRRDGTVLSGGGRDRRLVQWGPGLVALQEAEIPEHFGAVRAIAEGLGSELLVGTTKNALLRGDLAQGFSPVIQGHTDELWGLCTHPSQNRFLTCGHDRQLCLWDGESHALAWSIDLKETGLCADFHPSGAVVAVGLNTGRWLVLDTETREIVSDVIDGNEQLSVVRYSPDGLYLAIGSHDNVIYIYSVSSDGAKSSRFGRCMGHSSFITHLDWSKDGNFIMSNSGDYEILYWDVAGGCKQLKNRYESRDREWATYTCVLGFHVYGVWPDGSDGTDINSLCRSHNERVVAVADDFCKVHLFQYPCARAKAPSRMYGGHGSHVTSVRFTHDDSHLVSLGGKDASIFQWRVLGAGGAGPAPATPSRTPSLSPASSLDV; the protein is encoded by the exons ATGGTACTCCCAGTCTTTGCGGAGGCTGAGACGGCAGCAGGAAGGGAGCTTTGCCAGGTTTCTCGCCTGCCCTGCCAGAAGGAGGCCCTTGATCCTTTACCACCGTCTCCTCCCCTCTGGACGAGCATTCAAGCCTGGGGCTGCCTGAAAGGGGCAGTCCTACCGGACACAT GTGACGGCCCTGCTCGGGAGGCCCTCCAGTCTCTGAGCCAGCGGCTTCGGGTGCAGGAGCAGGAGATGGAACTGGTAAAGGCAGCCCTGGCAGAAGCCCTTCGCCTGCTGCGGCTGCAGGTGCCCCCTTCCTCCCTGCAGGGCTCTGGCACACCAGCTCCTCCGGGGGACAG CAGTCTTGCAGCGCCCCCAGGACTGCCACCCACGTGCACCCCTTCCTTGGTGAGCCGAGGCACCCAGACGGAGACAGAGGTGGAGCTCAAGTCATCCCCTGGACCCCCTGGCCTGAGCAATGGACCCCCAGCCCCTCAGGGGGCCAGCGAAGAGCCTGGTGGGACCCAATCTGAAGGAgggggcagcagcagcagtggtgcTGGCTCCCCTGGCCCCCCGGGGATCCTCAGGCCCCTGCAGCCCCCACAGCGTGCTGACAC GCCGCGAAGaaattcttcctcctcctcatccccctCAGAGCGGCCTCGGCAGAAGCTCTCCAGGAAGGCAATCTCCTCCGCCAACCTGTTAGTGCGGTCCGGGAGCACAGAGAG CCGTGGGGGAAAAGACCCCCTCTCCAGCCCTGGGGGCCCTGGATCTCGGAGGAGCAATTACAATTTGG AAGGCATCTCAGTGAAGATGTTCCTTCGAGGGCGCCCCATTACCATGTACATCCCGTCTGGCATCCGCAGCCTTGAGGAGCTGCCGAGTGGCCCACCGCCAGAGACCCTCAGCCTTGACTGGGT TTATGGGTACAGAGGTCGTGACTCCCGCTCTAATCTGTTTGTGCTGCGCTCTGGGGAGGTGGTCTACTTTATCGCCTGTGTGGTGGTGCTGTACCGGCCTGGAGGAGGCCCAGGGGGTCCTGGAGGTGGCGGCCAGAGACATTACCGGGGGCACACAGACTGCGTTCGATG ccttgCTGTTCACCCTGATGGTGTTCGGGTAGCCTCGGGACAGACAGCTGGAGTGGATAAGGATGGAAAG CCCCTGCAGCCTGTGGTTCACATCTGGGACTCAGAGACGCTGTTGAAACTGCAGGAGATTGGACTGGGGGCCTTCGAGCGGGGTGTTGGGGCCCTGGCCTTTTCAGCTGCG GATCAGGGTGCCTTTCTTTGTGTGGTGGATGATTCCAATGAGCACATGCTGTCGGTGTGGGACTGCAGCCGGGGAATGAAGCTGGCTGAGATCAAG AAATACAAGAAACCCAAGTTTATCCCTTGCTTTGTGTTCCTTCCGGATGGAGACATTCTCACTGGAGACTCAGAGGGGAACATTCTCACCTGGGGGCGGAGCCCTTCAGATTCCAAGACCCCAGGCAGGGGTGGCGCCAAAG AGACTTATGGGATTGTGGCCCAGGCTCACGCTCATGAAGGTTCTATCTTCGCCTTGTGTCTCCGGAGGGACGGGACAGTGCTGAGTGGTGGCGGGCGGGACCGCCGGCTGGTACAGTGGGGGCCCGGGTTGGTGGccctccaggaggctgag ATTCCCGAGCACTTTGGGGCCGTGCGAGCCATTGCTGAAGGGCTTGGCTCTGAGCTGCTGGTGGGAACCACGAAGAATGCATTGCTGAGGGGAGATCTGGCCCAGGGCTTCTCTCCTGTAATCCAG GGCCACACTGATGAGCTCTGGGGGCTCTGCACACACCCCTCCCAGAACCGCTTCCTCACCTGCGGCCACGACCGGCAGCTCTGCCTGTGGGATGGGGAGAGCCATGCACTGGCCTGGAGCATCGACCTCAAG gAGACTGGTCTCTGTGCTGACTTCCACCCGAGTGGGGCAGTTGTGGCCGTAGGACTGAACACGGGGAG GTGGTTGGTTTTGGACACAGAGACCAGAGAGATCGTGTCTGATGTCATTGATGGCAATGAGCAGCTCTCAGTGGTCCGGTACAGCCCAG ATGGGTTGTACCTGGCCATTGGTTCCCATGACAACGTGATCTACATCTATAGTGTTTCCAGTGATGGTGCCAAATCCAGCCGCTTTGGCCGCTGTATG GGTCACTCCAGCTTCATCACTCATCTTGACTGGTCCAAGGATGGGAATTTCATCATGTCCAATTCTGGGGACTATGAGATTCTTTACT GGGACGTGGCTGGAGGCTGCAAGCAGCTGAAGAATCGCTATGAGAGCCGAGACCGGGAATGGGCTACCTACACCTGTGTGCTGGGTTTTCACGTCTACG GCGTCTGGCCGGACGGCTCCGATGGGACCGACATCAACTCCCTGTGCCGCTCCCACAACGAGCGCGTGGTGGCGGTGGCCGACGACTTCTGCAAAGTGCATCTCTTCCAGTACCCGTGCGCTCGTGCCAAG GCGCCGAGCCGCATGTACGGGGGCCACGGCAGCCACGTGACCAGCGTCCGATTCACGCACGACGACTCGCACCTCGTCTCGCTGGGCGGCAAGGACGCCAGCATCTTCCAGTGGCGAGTGCTGGGCGCTGGGGGCGCGGGGCCGGCGCCCGCCACGCCCTCTCGAACCCCCTCCCTGTCCCCCGCCTCCTCCCTCGACGTTTGA